One region of Microbacterium rhizosphaerae genomic DNA includes:
- a CDS encoding peptidase S51 yields MGIHLVGGGWQDEPDGRAYAAFVAEATERGRTEGRETPRVAVVAIREDAADHAAKLLAALEPAGEIDPWVTAVPEGARVSHDAFADVDGIIVGGGLTPAYRDALAPQFGTIRDLVGDGVPYLGFSAGAAIAASNALVGGWLIGGVPVCPEDTAEDLEEVTVLPGIGLIDVSVDVHVAQWGALSRLVAAVEAGLVDAGVGIDENTALIAGSGALRVAGAGSVWRVTTSEQGVLVSTMGGTA; encoded by the coding sequence GTGGGGATCCACCTCGTCGGCGGCGGCTGGCAGGACGAGCCCGACGGGCGGGCGTATGCGGCCTTCGTCGCCGAGGCGACCGAACGCGGCCGCACAGAAGGACGTGAGACCCCGCGGGTCGCCGTGGTCGCCATCCGCGAGGACGCCGCGGATCACGCGGCGAAGCTCCTCGCGGCCCTCGAGCCGGCGGGCGAGATCGACCCGTGGGTCACCGCCGTGCCGGAGGGCGCTCGCGTCTCGCACGACGCGTTCGCGGATGTGGACGGGATCATCGTCGGCGGCGGCCTGACTCCCGCGTACCGCGATGCGCTCGCGCCGCAGTTCGGCACGATCCGGGATCTCGTCGGCGACGGCGTCCCCTACCTGGGCTTCTCCGCCGGTGCGGCGATCGCCGCGAGCAACGCGCTCGTCGGCGGATGGCTGATCGGCGGCGTGCCGGTGTGTCCCGAGGACACGGCGGAGGACCTCGAGGAGGTCACCGTCCTTCCCGGCATCGGCCTGATCGACGTCTCGGTCGACGTCCATGTCGCGCAATGGGGCGCGCTGTCGCGGCTGGTGGCGGCGGTCGAGGCGGGACTGGTGGATGCGGGCGTCGGGATCGACGAGAACACCGCGCTGATCGCCGGCAGCGGTGCGCTGCGGGTGGCCGGCGCGGGGAGCGTCTGGCGGGTGACGACGTCCGAGCAGGGCGTCCTGGTGAGCACGATGGGCGGCACGGCATGA
- a CDS encoding uracil-DNA glycosylase produces MAMSLPELADAGLMDAGWAAALEPVGPDIAALGERLRAEVAAGRHYLPSGDRVLRAFGRPLDDVKVLIVGQDPYPTPGHPIGLSFAVDAHVRPLPRSLANIYTELESDLGIPRAAHGDLSAWSDQGVMLLNRVLTVAPGAPASHRGWGWEKVTEHAIRTLAARDRPLVAILWGRDASNLRPLLGTTPYIESAHPSPLSASRGFFGSRPFSRANELLERQGAEPVDWRLPEITA; encoded by the coding sequence ATGGCGATGTCGCTGCCCGAGCTCGCGGATGCGGGCCTCATGGATGCCGGCTGGGCCGCTGCCCTGGAGCCCGTGGGTCCGGACATCGCCGCGCTCGGCGAGCGCCTGCGGGCCGAGGTCGCCGCCGGCCGCCACTACCTGCCCTCGGGCGATCGCGTGCTGCGGGCCTTCGGCCGCCCGCTCGACGATGTCAAGGTGCTGATCGTGGGGCAGGACCCCTACCCGACGCCCGGGCACCCGATCGGCCTGTCGTTCGCCGTCGACGCGCACGTCCGGCCGCTGCCGCGCAGCCTCGCGAACATCTACACCGAGCTCGAATCCGACCTCGGCATCCCGCGCGCCGCGCACGGCGACCTGTCGGCGTGGAGCGACCAGGGCGTCATGCTGCTGAACCGCGTGCTCACGGTGGCGCCGGGCGCGCCCGCATCCCATCGCGGCTGGGGCTGGGAGAAGGTGACCGAGCACGCCATCCGCACGCTCGCGGCGCGCGACCGTCCGCTCGTCGCGATTCTGTGGGGGCGGGATGCGTCGAACCTCCGGCCGCTGCTCGGGACGACGCCGTACATCGAGTCGGCGCATCCCTCGCCGCTGTCGGCGAGCCGGGGCTTCTTCGGCTCGCGCCCGTTCTCGCGCGCCAACGAGCTGCTCGAGCGTCAGGGAGCGGAGCCCGTCGACTGGCGGCTCCCCGAAATCACGGCGTAA
- a CDS encoding GNAT family N-acetyltransferase translates to MLEEEYEKGRRRLPARLRPAPAVEPAFSFTIRPAEERDIPHIREIYNYYVTNSVVTFDEKRWTVAQWRDKFAHLHKLGLPFLVAESPSGQLLGYALVQPWAGKTAYRYTVEDSIYLGQAASGKGLGRALLEALIEACREKGLREIVAVISDKGAESSIALHERLGFVEVGRMGRVGFKFGRWLGTIYLQKSLKPEKKNRLFAR, encoded by the coding sequence ATGCTCGAGGAGGAATACGAGAAGGGGCGTCGGCGTCTGCCCGCCCGCCTGCGGCCTGCGCCCGCCGTCGAGCCGGCGTTCTCGTTCACCATCCGGCCCGCCGAAGAGCGGGACATCCCGCACATCCGCGAGATCTACAACTACTACGTCACGAACTCGGTGGTGACGTTCGACGAGAAGCGCTGGACGGTCGCGCAGTGGCGCGACAAGTTCGCCCACCTCCACAAGCTCGGACTGCCGTTCCTCGTGGCCGAGTCGCCGAGCGGACAGCTCCTCGGCTACGCGCTCGTGCAGCCGTGGGCGGGCAAGACCGCGTACCGGTACACGGTGGAGGACTCGATCTACCTCGGGCAGGCCGCCTCCGGAAAGGGACTCGGACGCGCGCTCCTGGAGGCGCTGATCGAGGCGTGTCGCGAGAAGGGCCTGCGCGAGATCGTCGCCGTCATCAGCGACAAGGGGGCCGAGTCATCCATCGCCCTGCACGAGCGGCTCGGCTTCGTCGAGGTCGGCCGCATGGGCCGGGTGGGCTTCAAGTTCGGCCGATGGCTGGGCACGATCTACCTGCAGAAGAGCCTCAAGCCCGAGAAGAAGAACCGGCTCTTCGCCCGCTGA
- a CDS encoding FAD-dependent oxidoreductase → MSDMTLTLSVPALRELVGDLSGSIVVPGDDDWNDARRAWNLAVDQQPAAVALPETADDVAAIVRAAADLGLRVAAQTTGHNAGPLSNAPLDDTILLRTSAMRGVTVDAENRCARVEAGAVWAEVVEPAARVGLAALAGSAADVGVAGYVLGGGLSWLARAKGLAANHVLAFEVVTADGERRTVDAEHDAELFWALRGGGGNFAVVTAIHLRLFPITSVQAGALLWPAERAEAVLSAWRQWTRTVPDELTSVGRILHLPPMPELPPHLAGRSLVAIEAVSLLDAELTAALLAPLRALAPEIDTFHETPMTDLHLLHMDPPGPVPGMGDGMLLETVDADALAAMVEATGAGSGTALLSMELRHLGGALSPDRAPADGGAVAAFDAEFAAFAVGIAPHPQAAAAVHASLARVMTALAPWRAAQSYINFVESSRAADEMWDDGLDRLRAVKSAYDPLRVIRSNHPVD, encoded by the coding sequence ATGTCCGACATGACCCTCACCCTGTCCGTCCCGGCTCTGCGAGAGCTGGTCGGAGATCTCTCCGGCTCGATCGTCGTGCCCGGCGACGACGACTGGAACGACGCCCGCCGGGCGTGGAACCTCGCCGTCGACCAGCAGCCCGCCGCCGTCGCCCTGCCCGAGACCGCGGACGACGTCGCGGCCATCGTCCGCGCCGCCGCCGACCTCGGTCTGCGCGTGGCCGCGCAGACGACGGGCCACAACGCCGGTCCGCTCTCGAACGCCCCGCTCGACGACACGATCCTGCTGCGCACCTCGGCGATGCGCGGGGTGACCGTCGACGCCGAGAACCGCTGTGCCCGGGTCGAGGCCGGCGCCGTCTGGGCCGAGGTCGTCGAGCCCGCGGCACGCGTCGGACTCGCCGCGCTCGCCGGCTCCGCGGCCGACGTCGGCGTCGCCGGCTACGTGCTCGGCGGCGGCCTCAGCTGGCTCGCCCGCGCGAAGGGCCTCGCCGCCAACCACGTCCTCGCCTTCGAGGTGGTGACCGCCGATGGCGAGCGTCGCACGGTCGACGCGGAGCACGACGCCGAGCTCTTCTGGGCGCTGCGCGGCGGAGGCGGCAATTTCGCCGTCGTCACGGCGATCCACCTGCGCCTGTTCCCGATCACGAGCGTCCAGGCGGGCGCCCTCCTGTGGCCCGCCGAACGCGCCGAGGCCGTGCTCTCCGCGTGGCGACAGTGGACCCGGACCGTCCCCGACGAGCTCACGTCGGTCGGCCGCATCCTGCACCTGCCGCCGATGCCCGAGCTGCCGCCGCACCTGGCCGGCCGCTCGCTCGTCGCGATCGAGGCCGTCTCGCTGCTCGACGCCGAGCTCACCGCCGCGCTCCTCGCGCCGCTGCGTGCTCTCGCGCCCGAGATCGACACGTTCCACGAGACGCCGATGACCGACCTGCACCTCCTGCACATGGACCCTCCGGGACCGGTGCCCGGAATGGGCGACGGGATGCTGCTGGAGACGGTGGATGCCGACGCCCTGGCGGCGATGGTCGAGGCCACGGGAGCCGGCTCCGGAACCGCGCTGCTCTCGATGGAGCTGCGCCACCTCGGCGGCGCGCTCTCGCCGGACCGCGCGCCGGCGGACGGCGGTGCGGTCGCGGCCTTCGACGCCGAGTTCGCCGCCTTCGCCGTGGGCATCGCCCCGCACCCGCAGGCCGCGGCCGCCGTGCACGCGTCGCTCGCCCGCGTCATGACGGCGCTCGCGCCCTGGCGTGCGGCGCAGAGCTACATCAACTTCGTCGAGAGCTCGCGGGCGGCCGACGAGATGTGGGACGACGGGCTCGATCGCCTGCGGGCGGTCAAGAGCGCGTATGACCCGCTGCGGGTCATCCGCTCGAACCACCCGGTCGACTGA
- a CDS encoding protealysin inhibitor emfourin, with protein sequence MPTSRLTDDASVTIAVIRSGGIAGMRRAWRADAAPADAPRWVALIDECPWDEPAPDPIGADQFTWRIVAHCKTPQSAVADERTTSLPDHGLQGPWRALVDEVRARGLAVSPDDLG encoded by the coding sequence GTGCCAACGTCCCGGCTTACGGATGACGCGAGCGTCACGATCGCGGTGATCCGCAGCGGCGGCATCGCGGGGATGCGGCGTGCCTGGCGCGCCGATGCGGCGCCGGCCGACGCGCCTCGCTGGGTCGCGCTCATCGATGAGTGCCCGTGGGACGAGCCGGCCCCCGACCCGATCGGGGCCGATCAGTTCACCTGGCGGATCGTCGCGCACTGCAAGACGCCGCAATCGGCGGTCGCCGACGAGCGCACGACGTCGCTCCCCGACCACGGACTGCAGGGCCCCTGGCGCGCCCTCGTGGATGAGGTGCGTGCCAGGGGCCTCGCGGTGTCGCCCGACGACCTCGGCTGA
- a CDS encoding M4 family metallopeptidase: MHAIVPPYLLDRIAASDEPHLARAAGAAKATLATPRPTVARAARLQRVTLDLSVDGGALVAQANPAPDRTVYDATHTQNLPGTKVRGEDDPAVGDATVNEAFDGLGDTHRFYWGAYRRDSIDGTGEALLATVHYGEDYDNAFWNGEQMVFGDGDGQVFAGFTGSLSVIAHELTHGITQASGGLDYRDQPGALNESISDVFGVLAEQYAQGQTAERASWLVGAGIFTARVKGRALRSLKAPGTAYDDPVLGKDPQPATMGGYVDTADDNGGVHINSGIPNHAFYLAATAIGGNAWERAGLVWYKTLTAGSLAPSTTFAEFAAATTATAVAEYGEDSKEADAIRSAWTTVGVISANVPAYG, encoded by the coding sequence ATGCACGCCATCGTCCCCCCGTATCTGCTCGACCGCATCGCCGCGAGCGACGAGCCGCACCTGGCGCGCGCCGCCGGTGCCGCGAAGGCGACACTGGCGACGCCGCGGCCGACGGTGGCCCGCGCCGCCCGGCTGCAGCGCGTGACCCTCGACCTCTCCGTCGACGGCGGGGCGCTCGTCGCGCAGGCGAATCCGGCGCCCGATCGCACGGTCTACGACGCGACGCACACGCAGAACCTTCCCGGCACGAAGGTGCGCGGCGAGGACGACCCCGCCGTCGGGGATGCGACCGTGAACGAGGCCTTCGACGGCCTCGGCGACACGCACCGGTTCTACTGGGGCGCCTACCGGCGCGACTCGATCGACGGCACCGGGGAGGCGCTGCTCGCCACGGTGCACTACGGCGAGGACTACGACAACGCCTTCTGGAACGGCGAGCAGATGGTGTTCGGGGATGGCGACGGCCAGGTGTTCGCGGGCTTCACGGGGTCGCTGTCGGTCATCGCCCACGAGCTCACCCACGGCATCACGCAAGCCTCCGGCGGTCTGGACTACCGCGACCAGCCCGGTGCGCTCAACGAGTCGATCTCGGACGTGTTCGGCGTGCTCGCAGAGCAGTACGCGCAGGGGCAGACCGCCGAGCGGGCCTCGTGGCTCGTGGGGGCGGGCATCTTCACGGCGCGCGTCAAGGGCCGAGCCCTCCGCTCCCTGAAGGCGCCCGGCACCGCCTATGACGACCCGGTGCTCGGCAAGGATCCCCAGCCGGCAACCATGGGCGGCTACGTCGATACCGCCGACGACAACGGGGGCGTGCACATCAACTCGGGCATCCCCAATCACGCGTTCTACCTCGCGGCGACGGCGATCGGCGGCAACGCGTGGGAGCGCGCCGGGCTCGTCTGGTACAAGACGCTCACCGCGGGCTCCCTCGCGCCGTCGACGACGTTCGCGGAGTTCGCGGCAGCCACCACCGCGACCGCGGTCGCGGAGTACGGTGAGGACTCGAAGGAGGCCGACGCGATCCGCAGCGCGTGGACGACGGTCGGTGTGATCAGTGCCAACGTCCCGGCTTACGGATGA
- a CDS encoding ABC transporter ATP-binding protein, with amino-acid sequence MLFERTAYSTALDDVDVDVRAGSAVGVIGESGSGKSTLVRLMLGLDSPTEGTVQFDGRLVDAGASARRLHWLRRQTGIVFQDPYASLDPRMSIGRAVGEPLRALDLLESSAARRARVAQTLADVGLEPDAAGRYPHEFSGGQRQRIALARAVVHRPRLLIGDEPMSALDVTVRAQILELLATLRERDGLTLVIVSHDIGVVQNLCDDVVVMKDGRVVEQGPTATVLLRPQADYTRHLLASIPSLPAR; translated from the coding sequence ATGCTCTTCGAACGCACGGCCTACAGCACCGCTCTGGACGACGTCGACGTCGACGTGCGCGCGGGCAGCGCCGTCGGCGTCATCGGCGAGTCCGGATCGGGCAAGTCGACTCTCGTGCGCCTGATGCTCGGCCTCGACTCCCCGACCGAGGGGACGGTCCAGTTCGACGGACGCCTCGTGGATGCGGGCGCCTCCGCCCGCCGCCTGCACTGGCTGCGGCGCCAGACCGGCATCGTGTTCCAGGACCCGTATGCGTCGCTGGACCCCCGTATGAGCATCGGTCGCGCCGTCGGCGAGCCGCTGCGGGCGCTCGATCTGCTGGAGAGCTCCGCAGCCCGCCGCGCTCGGGTCGCGCAGACGCTCGCCGACGTGGGCCTCGAGCCGGACGCGGCAGGACGCTACCCGCACGAGTTCTCCGGCGGTCAGCGTCAGCGCATCGCGCTCGCGCGCGCCGTCGTGCACCGGCCGCGCCTCCTCATCGGCGATGAGCCCATGTCGGCGCTCGACGTCACGGTGCGCGCGCAGATCCTCGAGCTGCTGGCGACGCTGCGCGAGCGCGACGGCCTCACCCTCGTGATCGTGTCGCACGACATCGGCGTGGTCCAGAACCTCTGCGACGACGTCGTCGTCATGAAGGACGGGCGTGTCGTCGAACAGGGCCCGACGGCGACGGTCCTGCTGCGGCCGCAGGCGGACTACACGCGGCACCTGCTCGCATCCATCCCGTCCCTTCCGGCGCGCTGA
- a CDS encoding ABC transporter ATP-binding protein, producing the protein MSLDVRDLTVEIDGRRVVDRVSFDVPSGARMGLIGESGSGKSLTALAILGLLPDGVRATGSVRWDGREILGLPDRELAELRGDDIGIVFQEPQTALNPIRTVGRQIAESVRIHERVSRAQARARAITEAGRVSLPDPVRTVDRYPHQLSGGQRQRVAIAMALACRPRLLIADEPTTALDVTIQAEILDLLGTLVADDGMSLVFITHDLAVLARIATDAVVLAHGRVVERGSVAELLTAPASPVTQALVRDATATLWRPASTDPDVERGEQS; encoded by the coding sequence GTGAGCCTCGACGTGCGCGACCTCACGGTCGAGATCGACGGCCGCCGGGTCGTCGACCGCGTCTCGTTCGACGTGCCGAGCGGCGCCCGCATGGGACTCATCGGCGAATCCGGGTCGGGCAAGTCCCTGACGGCGCTCGCCATCCTGGGGCTGCTCCCCGACGGCGTGCGTGCGACCGGCAGCGTCCGCTGGGACGGCCGCGAGATCCTGGGCCTTCCGGACAGGGAGCTCGCTGAGCTGCGCGGCGATGACATCGGCATCGTCTTCCAGGAACCGCAGACGGCCCTGAACCCGATCCGGACCGTGGGCCGCCAGATCGCCGAGTCCGTGCGCATCCACGAGCGCGTCTCCCGCGCTCAGGCGCGGGCGCGGGCCATCACCGAGGCGGGGCGCGTCTCACTTCCCGACCCCGTGCGCACCGTCGACCGCTACCCGCATCAGCTCTCGGGCGGACAGCGCCAGCGCGTGGCCATCGCGATGGCCCTCGCCTGCCGGCCGCGCCTGCTCATCGCGGACGAGCCGACGACGGCGCTCGACGTCACCATCCAGGCCGAGATCCTCGACCTCCTCGGCACGCTCGTCGCCGATGACGGCATGTCGCTCGTCTTCATCACCCACGACCTCGCGGTGCTCGCCCGCATCGCGACGGATGCCGTCGTCCTCGCCCACGGCCGGGTCGTGGAGCGGGGGTCGGTGGCCGAGCTGCTCACCGCGCCGGCCTCGCCGGTGACCCAGGCGCTCGTACGCGATGCGACCGCGACGCTGTGGCGCCCCGCATCCACTGATCCGGACGTGGAGCGAGGCGAGCAGTCGTGA
- a CDS encoding ABC transporter permease — translation MAWIRRLWSVSTARFGLIVVMVVIAGAIVSLIWTPYDPRTTDVANRWALPGWTHLLGTDATGRDILSLIMAGARTTVIVAVSAGIIATVIGVALAALGALTARWLRESVAVFVDILVAFPVLIIAMMIAAVFGGSLWVVIWAVGIGFGVNIARVTRPELRRVLHSDFVLAGRAAGLTPAQNLWRHLLPNVAPVFIVQLSWGMAVAVLAEAGLSYLGFGAPVTTPSWGVLLAELQQYLTVHPLSVLWPGLAIAFTVLGLNLLGDGVREATDPTLSRRRSPSAGRARQHQPEVVS, via the coding sequence ATGGCCTGGATCCGCCGTCTGTGGAGTGTGTCGACGGCCCGGTTCGGGCTGATCGTCGTCATGGTCGTCATCGCCGGCGCGATCGTGTCGCTGATCTGGACGCCCTACGACCCGAGGACCACCGACGTCGCGAACCGCTGGGCGCTGCCCGGCTGGACGCACCTGCTCGGTACGGATGCGACGGGGCGCGACATCCTGAGTCTCATCATGGCGGGCGCCCGGACGACGGTGATCGTCGCGGTGAGCGCCGGCATCATCGCGACCGTCATCGGGGTGGCGCTCGCCGCGCTCGGCGCTCTGACCGCCCGATGGCTGCGTGAGTCGGTCGCGGTGTTCGTCGACATCCTCGTGGCGTTCCCGGTGCTCATCATCGCGATGATGATCGCCGCCGTGTTCGGGGGGTCGCTGTGGGTCGTCATCTGGGCGGTCGGGATCGGGTTCGGCGTGAACATCGCCCGCGTGACACGGCCCGAGCTGCGCCGTGTGCTGCACAGCGACTTCGTGCTCGCGGGGCGCGCGGCGGGGCTGACCCCGGCGCAGAACCTGTGGCGCCACCTGCTGCCGAACGTCGCGCCGGTGTTCATCGTGCAGCTGTCGTGGGGCATGGCGGTCGCCGTCCTCGCCGAGGCGGGCCTGTCATACCTCGGGTTCGGCGCGCCGGTGACGACGCCCTCGTGGGGCGTGCTGCTCGCAGAGCTCCAGCAGTATCTGACCGTGCACCCGCTGTCCGTGCTGTGGCCGGGCCTGGCGATCGCGTTCACGGTGCTCGGTCTGAACCTCCTCGGCGACGGCGTGCGCGAGGCGACCGATCCGACGCTCTCGCGTCGGCGTTCCCCCTCGGCGGGACGAGCACGGCAGCACCAGCCGGAGGTCGTCTCGTGA
- a CDS encoding ABC transporter permease, whose protein sequence is MIRYALTRLALLVVGLVVASVLIFLALRVLPGDIATLIAGTNSTHAQIAAIRAQLGLDEPLFGQFADWIGGVARGDLGTSLRTGSTVASEIADKAQVTVPLGILALTVAIVFSVPLGVLSAMRRSRPDGTALSVGAQALAAVPVVWAGMMLVVVFAVWLGWLPAQGFPRTGWQTPWLALRALILPAITIGIVEGAMLMRFVRSATLQAVGQDYVRTAAAKGLTRNQALVRHGLPSVGLSIITVLGLQIAGIIVGAVIIEQLFSLPGIGRMLVSDVAARDLPKVQGELLVLTSFVLVVGFVVDLVHRLIDPRQREA, encoded by the coding sequence GTGATCCGTTACGCGCTGACCCGCCTGGCCCTGCTCGTCGTGGGGCTCGTGGTGGCCAGCGTGCTCATCTTCCTCGCGCTGCGGGTGCTGCCCGGCGACATCGCCACCCTCATCGCGGGGACCAACAGCACCCATGCCCAGATCGCCGCGATCCGCGCCCAGCTGGGGCTCGACGAGCCGCTGTTCGGCCAGTTCGCCGACTGGATCGGCGGCGTGGCGCGCGGCGACCTCGGCACGTCGCTGCGCACGGGGTCGACCGTCGCGAGCGAGATCGCGGACAAGGCGCAGGTGACGGTCCCCCTCGGCATCCTGGCGCTCACGGTCGCGATCGTCTTCAGCGTCCCGCTCGGCGTGCTCTCGGCGATGCGGCGAAGCCGCCCGGACGGCACCGCGCTGAGTGTCGGAGCGCAGGCACTCGCGGCGGTGCCCGTCGTGTGGGCCGGCATGATGCTCGTGGTCGTCTTCGCGGTGTGGCTCGGCTGGCTGCCCGCGCAGGGCTTCCCCCGCACCGGGTGGCAGACACCCTGGCTCGCGTTGCGCGCCCTGATCCTGCCCGCTATCACGATCGGGATCGTCGAGGGTGCGATGCTGATGCGCTTCGTCCGCAGCGCCACTCTGCAGGCCGTCGGGCAGGACTACGTGCGCACGGCGGCGGCGAAGGGCCTGACGCGCAACCAGGCCCTGGTGCGCCACGGACTCCCGAGCGTCGGCCTGTCGATCATCACGGTGCTCGGCCTGCAGATCGCCGGCATCATCGTCGGCGCCGTCATCATCGAGCAGCTGTTCTCCTTGCCCGGGATCGGACGGATGCTGGTCTCCGACGTCGCGGCCCGCGACCTGCCGAAGGTGCAGGGCGAGCTGCTGGTGCTCACGAGCTTCGTGCTCGTCGTCGGATTCGTCGTCGATCTCGTCCACCGGCTGATCGACCCGCGTCAGCGGGAGGCCTGA
- a CDS encoding ABC transporter substrate-binding protein, translated as MPRRAPVLAAAALLAAAALALTGCTGGASAPSTSSAAADPNATVNVRLVLEPGNLDIRQTAGAALDQILIDNVYQGLVSRTPEQKIVPALASDWSVSTDGLTYTFTLRQGVTFDDGQQLTPEDVVWSLQTRKDTAAWSDSARLANVSSIAAEGQKITLTLSQPDSSLLWNLTGRAGIILKKDDTVDYKTKANGTGPFILTSWKQGDSITFQRNDSYWGTKAKAKEIVWDYIPDNQAALNGALAGELDVVTGFDATLKQQIEANGDFSLKLGSATDKFVLAMNQKSGPLADKRVRQAIRQAIDHDAIVKAVGSGVPLYGPIPKTDPGYEDLSKVAPYNPEAAKKLLTDAGEKDLTLTLTMPSFYGTTIPQLLVSDLNKVGVTLKVNSVDFSTWLQDVYTNKDYQLSLVDHAEARDFENWADPTYYFTYDNAKVQDLFKKSLAATSDAQASDLLTQAARIVSEDMAADWLYNWNSVVAVGTDVSGMPTDNVNARIDAAELAKSKG; from the coding sequence ATGCCCCGCCGCGCCCCCGTTCTGGCCGCCGCCGCCCTGCTCGCGGCCGCTGCGCTCGCGCTGACCGGTTGCACCGGCGGCGCGTCCGCGCCGAGCACGTCGTCCGCCGCGGCCGACCCGAATGCGACGGTGAACGTGCGTCTCGTGCTCGAGCCGGGCAACCTCGACATCCGGCAGACGGCGGGAGCCGCGCTCGACCAGATCCTCATCGACAACGTGTACCAGGGGCTCGTGTCCCGCACGCCGGAGCAGAAGATCGTCCCCGCGCTGGCCAGCGACTGGAGCGTCTCGACCGACGGCCTGACATACACGTTCACGCTGCGACAGGGGGTCACGTTCGACGACGGGCAGCAGCTGACGCCCGAGGACGTCGTGTGGTCGCTGCAGACCCGCAAGGACACCGCCGCCTGGAGCGACTCCGCACGCCTGGCGAACGTCTCGAGCATCGCCGCCGAAGGGCAGAAGATCACGCTGACGCTCTCCCAGCCGGACTCGAGCCTGCTGTGGAACCTGACCGGCCGCGCCGGGATCATCCTGAAGAAGGACGACACCGTCGACTACAAGACGAAGGCCAACGGCACAGGTCCGTTCATCCTGACGTCCTGGAAGCAGGGCGACAGCATCACGTTCCAGCGCAATGACAGCTACTGGGGCACGAAGGCGAAGGCCAAGGAGATCGTCTGGGACTACATCCCCGACAACCAGGCCGCGCTCAACGGCGCCCTCGCCGGCGAGCTCGACGTCGTCACGGGGTTCGATGCGACCCTCAAGCAGCAGATCGAGGCGAACGGCGACTTCTCCCTCAAGCTCGGCAGCGCGACCGACAAGTTCGTGCTGGCGATGAACCAGAAGAGCGGCCCGCTGGCCGACAAGCGGGTGCGACAGGCGATCCGCCAGGCGATCGACCACGACGCGATCGTGAAGGCGGTCGGATCCGGCGTTCCGCTGTACGGTCCGATCCCGAAGACCGACCCCGGCTACGAGGACCTGTCCAAGGTCGCGCCGTACAACCCGGAGGCGGCCAAGAAGCTCCTCACCGACGCCGGCGAGAAGGACCTCACGCTCACTCTGACGATGCCGTCGTTCTACGGCACCACGATCCCGCAGCTGCTCGTGTCCGACCTGAACAAGGTGGGCGTGACCCTCAAGGTGAACTCGGTCGACTTCTCCACCTGGCTGCAGGACGTCTACACGAACAAGGACTACCAGCTGAGCCTCGTCGACCACGCCGAGGCCCGCGACTTCGAGAACTGGGCCGACCCGACCTACTACTTCACCTACGACAACGCGAAGGTGCAGGACCTCTTCAAAAAGTCGCTGGCCGCGACCAGCGACGCTCAGGCATCCGACCTGCTCACGCAGGCGGCCCGCATCGTGTCCGAGGACATGGCGGCCGACTGGCTCTACAACTGGAACTCCGTCGTCGCGGTCGGCACGGACGTGTCCGGGATGCCGACCGACAACGTCAACGCCCGCATCGACGCCGCAGAGCTCGCCAAGAGCAAGGGGTGA